A portion of the Planctomycetia bacterium genome contains these proteins:
- the clpP gene encoding ATP-dependent Clp endopeptidase proteolytic subunit ClpP, whose amino-acid sequence MPLIPFVIEKSGREERAMDIYSRLLKDRIVFLGSGVNDEVANAIVAQLLFLQSEDPKADIHLYINSPGGSVSAGMAIYDTMQFINCDVATYCIGQAASMGAVLLTAGAAGKRFALPNARIMIHQPMAGMEGTAEEIMIHAKEFRKVKEKLNRILLKHTGHPLEKIEQDTDRDRFMSSIEAQEYGLIDKVIERIGNHTQTQKE is encoded by the coding sequence ATGCCACTGATTCCGTTTGTGATCGAGAAGAGCGGCCGTGAAGAACGGGCGATGGACATTTACAGTCGCCTGCTCAAGGACCGCATTGTGTTCCTGGGGTCCGGCGTGAACGACGAAGTCGCCAACGCGATCGTCGCGCAATTGCTGTTCCTGCAGTCGGAAGACCCCAAGGCCGACATCCATCTGTATATCAACTCGCCGGGCGGCAGCGTGAGCGCCGGCATGGCGATTTACGACACGATGCAGTTTATCAACTGCGACGTGGCGACCTACTGTATCGGCCAGGCGGCCTCGATGGGCGCCGTGTTGTTGACGGCCGGCGCCGCGGGCAAACGCTTCGCGCTTCCCAATGCGCGAATCATGATTCACCAACCGATGGCCGGCATGGAAGGCACGGCTGAGGAGATCATGATTCACGCCAAGGAATTCCGGAAGGTCAAGGAAAAGCTCAACCGCATCCTGCTCAAGCACACCGGCCACCCGCTGGAAAAAATCGAGCAGGACACGGACCGCGACCGCTTCATGTCGTCGATCGAAGCCCAGGAGTACGGGCTGATCGACAAGGTGATCGAACGGATTGGCAATCACACACAGACGCAGAAGGAGTAG
- a CDS encoding ATP-dependent Clp protease proteolytic subunit, translated as MSGSYRPGSFDPQAAYRDYQRQRALTLGDLLLENRVILLQGEIHDGNANELVMKLLYLQSENRRKEIHFYINSPGGSVSATLAIYDTMQMLSCPVATYCVGLAASGGAVLLAGGAKGKRFALPHAKVMIHQPYGSVGGQVSDIEIQADEIFKTRHVLNEILASHTGQPIERIAKDTDRDRYLTAVEAKEYGLVDEILTKPPMTEDDKEE; from the coding sequence ATGAGCGGAAGTTATCGACCGGGGTCGTTTGATCCCCAGGCGGCCTATCGCGACTACCAGCGCCAGCGCGCGTTGACGCTGGGCGATTTGCTGTTGGAAAACCGCGTGATCTTGCTGCAAGGCGAAATTCACGACGGCAACGCCAACGAACTGGTGATGAAGCTCTTGTATTTGCAGAGTGAAAATCGCCGCAAGGAAATCCACTTCTATATCAATTCGCCGGGCGGCAGCGTGAGCGCGACGCTGGCGATTTACGACACCATGCAAATGCTGTCGTGCCCCGTGGCGACGTACTGCGTCGGCCTCGCGGCGAGTGGCGGCGCGGTGCTGCTGGCCGGCGGCGCCAAGGGCAAGCGTTTCGCGTTGCCGCATGCCAAGGTGATGATCCATCAGCCCTACGGCTCGGTGGGCGGACAGGTGTCCGACATCGAGATCCAGGCGGACGAGATCTTCAAGACGCGGCACGTGCTCAACGAGATCCTGGCCAGTCACACCGGCCAGCCGATTGAGCGGATCGCCAAAGACACCGACCGCGACCGTTATTTGACGGCCGTTGAAGCGAAAGAATACGGGCTGGTGGACGAGATCCTTACCAAGCCGCCCATGACCGAAGACGACAAAGAAGAATAA